GCCATGCGAGTAGTAAAGACACAGGCCGAGACCTTTCTTTTGGCACGCCTCCGCCAGCTCGCCAATCAAGTCGCGCCGGGCGGGGCTGTTGACACTGTTGAAATCCGTTTGCTTCGTGGCAAACAGGCAGAAACTGTCGTGGTGCCGCGTGGTGATGTTGACGTATCGCATCCGGGCCGCCAGCGCCAGGTCGGTGATGGCGCCCGCGTCAAACTTCTCCGCCGTGAACCGGTCCTTGAGCCGGGCGTATTGGGCCACGGGAATCTTCTCGCGGAATTGCAGCCACTCGTGCCGGCTCTCGAGCGAGTAGAGCCCATAATGGAGAAACAACCCGAACCTGGCGTCGCGAAACCACTGGCGGGCCGCGCCCCGCGGATCGCCGCGGTAAAGCCGCTTGTAGCCCTTGAGGTAACTCGGCAAGGGCAGCGCCGGCCCAACCTGCGCCGAGAACAATCCGGCCGGCAGGTGGATCGCCGAGGCTGCGGCGGCGGCCGTGGCGGAGGAGATCAGGAAGGTGCGTCGGGTGCAGGTTTTCAAGGTGAAGTTGGAAGGTGGTTCATTTTGGGGAAGCCAGGGCCTTGATGCGCTCGACCTCCTGGTCCAGCCCCGGCAGCCAGACCTGGCCGGACCGCTGCTGAGCCTGCTGGGCTTGCAGCAGCCACCGCTCTGCTTCGCGGTAGTTGCCCATGTTCCAGTGAGCGGCCCCGATGGCGAACAGGGCGTGCGTGACACCCTCGTTGCGGACGACGGCATACTCCCGAGTCCAAAACCCTTGGGCAAGCGATTGCCGGGTCGGAAGGACAGTCACGTGGAGAGCGACTATCTGGCAAATCCCTGCGCTTGCAGCCAGAAGGCGCAGTCGCGTGTCCAGGGATGCCGCTTCTCCGGCTTCCAATCGCGTGTGCCCAGGCCCAGGCCGTGCGGCCCCTTTTGATAGACGTGCAGGTCGAAGGGAACTCCCGCGCGGCGTAGCGCTTCGGCAAATTGCAGGCTGTTCTCCACGGGCACTCCCTTGTCTTCGTAGGTGTGCCAGATGAAACACGGCGGCGTCTGACTGGTCACCTGGAGTTCGTTGGACAACTCGCGGATCAACTCCGGCGATGGGTCCTTGCCCAAGAGGTTATTCGCCGATCCCCGGTGGCCGAACTCGCCCAGGGAAATAACGGCATAGCACAGAATGCCCAAATCGGGCCGTGAGCTGTGTCGTTCCACGGGGTCGGGAGCGTCGGGTTTGCCCGCGTCGAAATGCGTCAGCAGCGTGGAGGCAAGATGGCCGCCGGCGGACGAGCCCATGATGCCGATGCGCTTGGGGTCCAACCGCCATTCTTCGGCCCGGGCGCGCACGGTGCGCACCGCGCGCGCGGCATCTTGCAGCATCGCCGGATGCCGATAGCCGTCTGTGCCCAGCCGGTATTTCAGGACAAAACCCGCGATGCCGGCTTCATTGAGGAAGCGGGCGTAATCACCGCCTTCATGCGGAGCCAGGTGGCCGTAACCGCCGCCGGGGCAGATCACCACGGCGGCGCCGGTCGCTTTGGCGGCGTCGGGCAGGTGCGGAGTGAGCGTGGGAATATCCTTCTCGGCTTTGCCGAGCGCGCCGGGGGCTCCATCCGGCCAGAGCGGAAACGAATTGGTCGGTTGCGCTTGAGCTGAGGCGAACCATCCTAAAAACGCGGCCATAAGCAGGCGGAACTTCATCCTCCCCAGAATAGCCAAACCGGGAGGAACCTGGCGATGCAAATTATCGCTTGGCAGCAACGCCCGGGAAGGCACAATGCCCGCGTGACAGGCCCGATCCGCCTCCCGTTAACTGCCCAATGAACGCCTTGAATCGCCGTGATTGGCTTAAACTTGCCGGCGCCGCGGCCGTCGGTCTGCCCTTGACTAGCCACGCCGCGCCGGACCTGCGCGCCAAAGCCAGAAAGAACCTCAAACTCGGCGTCTTCATGGGCGTCTATGCCAGCCTGCCGCTGGAGGAGGCGGCGCGCCGCATCGCGGACGACGGGTTCCACGGCGTTGTCTTCGAGTCCGGCTTCGCCGATGTGCGCTTCGATCCCTGGGCGCCAGATTGGGACAAGGCGCGCCTCATTACGCGCACCCTCGCCAGGCACCACATACAAGTGGTTGGGCTCTACGGTTACTACAACGTCGTTGACCCGAACCCGGACCGGCGCAAGCGCGGGGAGGAGCGGATGCAGGTGCTCATTGATAACTGGAAACAGTTGGGCTCCCCGGTGATCACCACGGAGACGGGCACGTTCAACGAGAAGAGCGAGTGGGCGGAATCGCCGGAGAATGCGACCGAGCAAGGTTACCAGGCTTGCCGCGCGGCGCTGGAGAAGCTGGTCCGCGCGGCGAAAAGAACCGGCGCGGTCCTCACGATCGAAACTTACTGGCGAAACGTGATTGACTCGATTGCGCG
The DNA window shown above is from Candidatus Paceibacterota bacterium and carries:
- a CDS encoding sugar phosphate isomerase/epimerase: MNALNRRDWLKLAGAAAVGLPLTSHAAPDLRAKARKNLKLGVFMGVYASLPLEEAARRIADDGFHGVVFESGFADVRFDPWAPDWDKARLITRTLARHHIQVVGLYGYYNVVDPNPDRRKRGEERMQVLIDNWKQLGSPVITTETGTFNEKSEWAESPENATEQGYQACRAALEKLVRAAKRTGAVLTIETYWRNVIDSIARAERILRDVPELKLTMDPCNYFRKEELPRMDPMLEEMFRVLGRKIVLAHAKDVKASASGTDLPAAGTGVLNYPLYLRLLAGLNRELFLVLEHLTLPDVPRARDYVLSQFALI
- a CDS encoding alpha/beta hydrolase, with amino-acid sequence MAAFLGWFASAQAQPTNSFPLWPDGAPGALGKAEKDIPTLTPHLPDAAKATGAAVVICPGGGYGHLAPHEGGDYARFLNEAGIAGFVLKYRLGTDGYRHPAMLQDAARAVRTVRARAEEWRLDPKRIGIMGSSAGGHLASTLLTHFDAGKPDAPDPVERHSSRPDLGILCYAVISLGEFGHRGSANNLLGKDPSPELIRELSNELQVTSQTPPCFIWHTYEDKGVPVENSLQFAEALRRAGVPFDLHVYQKGPHGLGLGTRDWKPEKRHPWTRDCAFWLQAQGFAR